One genomic window of Conger conger chromosome 7, fConCon1.1, whole genome shotgun sequence includes the following:
- the ca4a gene encoding carbonic anhydrase 4a: protein MHLLLLSAFICSFFKINEGADWCYQSQDPCASHCKGPDLWKDTENAASCAGTSQSPINIVTKRTRLDERLTPFKFRGYETVFHSLIENNGHTVKVDVSTDATISGGNLTSVYKAVQFHLHWGEKGGPGSEHTVDGEQYPMELHIVHMKQKYSSLGEALKDKTGVAVLGFFYEKSSENKNYEPIINALKEVKQASTNKSVDNLFLNALIPPPTSLTNYFRYQGSLTTPGCTESVIWTVFEHPILLSRDQLEAFSDLKFKNGKSMVGTFRPVQPLNGRLVYRSSGNTLLASVMLLTVSISAAIGLSRPN, encoded by the exons ATGCATCTCCTGCtgctttcagctttcatttgttcgttttttaaaatcaatgagGGTGCAG ATTGGTGCTACCAGTCCCAGGACCCCTGTGCATCCCACTGTAAAG GTCCGGACCTTTGGAAGGACACTGAAAATGCAGCTAGCTGTGCAGGGACATCACAGTCGCCCATTAACATTGTGACAAAGAGAACACGGCTGGATGAACGCCTTACCCCTTTTAAGTTCAGAGGCTATGAGACTGTCTTTCATAGCCTCATTGAAAATAACGGACATACTG TTAAAGTGGATGTGTCCACCGATGCTACAATCAGCGGAGGAAACCTGACGTCAGTGTACAAGGCTGTCCAGTTCCACCTGCACTGGGGCGAGAAGGGAGGGCCCGGATCTGAACACACTGTGGATGGGGAGCAGTACCCTATGGAG CTGCATATTGTTCACATGAAACAAAAGTACTCATCTTTGGGTGAAGCGCTGAAAGACAAAACTGGTGTAGCAGTCCTTGGATTTTTCTATGAG AAGtccagtgaaaacaaaaactatgAACCCATCATCAATGCCCTGAAAGAAGTCAAACAAGCAA GCACCAATAAGTCCGTCGACAACCTGTTTCTGAATGCACTCATTCCTCCACCAACGAGCCTGACCAACTACTTTCGCTACCAGGGCTCCCTGACTACCCCTGGCTGCACGGAGTCGGTCATCTGGACTGTGTTTGAACATCCAATTCTTCTCAGCAGAGACCAG CTTGAGGCCTTCTCTGATCTGAAGTTCAAAAACGGGAAGTCCATGGTGGGCACATTCAGGCCGGTGCAGCCCCTGAACGGTCGCCTGGTGTACCGATCTTCGGGCAACACGCTCCTGGCCAGCGTCATGCTCCTGACCGTGTCGATTTCGGCAGCCATTGGACTTTCCCGGCCCAACTAG